Genomic segment of Saccopteryx bilineata isolate mSacBil1 chromosome 9, mSacBil1_pri_phased_curated, whole genome shotgun sequence:
ACTTCCCAAACACTTGCCTTAGTCCCTTATTTCTGTACCCAGCTCAGGAGCCCAAAGAGAACGTATTCGCTTACCTTTTAGCAAAATGGGATTACAAAAATTAGCATCACCAACTCAATGTTATAGGAGGGGGCAACATTTTAATtggataatatttatataaataaaataaatcaatgggaTATTTCAGTAATAGGCATACTTGCAAGCTACCACTTATTGAGTTATTTCTTTCTACCAGTCCCCCAGAAATGGATTGTTCTGCTTGTATGATCTGTTTTAATCTTCACAGACATCCCATCAGGTAGGTGATAATATcggttttatttaaaatgaagaaatttggGCAAAAATTATTTCCCTTAAGCCAAATTGATGATAGTTTCCTCAACTTTGTGTTCTTAACCTCTCTGCTATCCTGCCCTTCTTGCAACAGGTCTCCCAGATTCAAAGGAATACGGAGGTTGTACTTGGGTGTCATCCTGTATGCTATCATTTCCCACATCTAAACAGTTATCAAGTCCTGTCAATGttccttcttaatttttttttttttacaatcggTTTCTTCCTTACTGGTTGATATTAGTgattaagaaaatgtttctggcctgaccaggtggttgcacagtggttagagcattggactgggatgcagaggactcaggtttgaaaccccaaggtcaccagcttgagtgtggggtctctggcttgactgtgggatcatagacatgactccatggtcgctggcttgagcccaaaggttactggcttgaagctcaaggttgcttgtttgagcctaagctcgctggctcaagcaaggggtcactagctctgctggagccccctggttaaggcatatatgagaaaaacaatcaatgaacaactaagatgccacaatgaagaattgatgcttctcatctctctcccttctagcctgtctgtctctgtctgtctgtctctctcacaaaagagaaagaaagagagattgaaagaaagaaagaaagaagagagagagattgaaagaaagaaagaaagaaaggaaggaagaaaagaagaaagaaaggaagaaaagaagaaagaaagaaagaaagaaagaaagaaaagaagaaagaaagaaagaaagaaagaaagaaagaaagaaagaaagaaagaaagaaagaaagaaagaaaattaatgcctcaggccctggctagttggctcagtggtatggTACAGCATCAGACCAGAGtgcagatgttccaggtttgattcctgataaaggcacaaaggagaagctctcatctgtttctccacccctcccccctcttgcttctctctatctctcttacccttgagccatggctcaattggagcaagttggtgcAGAATGCTGAGggttgctccatggcctccacctcaggcgctaagaagagctcagttgctgagcaatagagcaatgctccagatgggcaaagcatctgcCAGTAGATCCCAGTTCGGTTGAGTCGCACACGGgcgtctgtttctgcctcccctccattcactgaaaaaaaaaaaaaaagaaagaaagaaagaaggaaagaaagaaagaaagaaagaaagaaagaaagaaagaaagaaagaaagaaagaaagaaagaaaagaaatggttcCCAGTTTGCCTGGATTTTAGTCTTGGCTCTGACCCGTCTGTGTGACCTTCAGTGCCTGATCTGTGATGTGAGAATGAATGATGGTACCAACCTTGTTGAATTATTGTCAGGATTTAATGAATGTATGGAGCtacgtattttaaaatatatccacaaagaataaaaattatttaacactCTTTCTTTCACTATGTGGAGTCTAATTCCTCTCTCCTTGAGTATAGGCTGCACTTGGTAACTTGATTCTAGCCCATACAATGTGGCAGAAGTGCTGCTGTGTGACTTTTAAAACCAGGCCGTGAAAAACCTCCTCAATCTCTCTCCTGGATGATTTACCTTGAGAGAGGTCAGCCATTATGATGTAACAGTAGTAAAGCTGTCAACGGAGAGACCCAAATGGGGAAGAATTGAGGCATCCTGCCAACAACCAGCATCATATGAATGATCCATCTTGGAAGCAGATCTTCCCAGCCTCAGTCAGATCATCAGAtaaccagcacctggccaacATGCTGACTGTGACTTCATGAGGCACTCTGAACCAGAGGCACTCAGCCTGCCAGATGACTGATCTTCAGAAACTATGTCAGTGATAAACTATTTTAACCACTAAGTTTGGGGGGATAATTTGTCACAGCAATAACTTACTATTACAAATATGTAATAAATTTAAgacggtgcctggcacataagaaGGACAATAATGTTTGCTATTATTGATGGTTTTTATTGTTACTGAAATagcatattttacatatttttacaagaatatgtactttttatttttttattttaagttttatttatttattttagagagaggagagagaaagagagagagaagggggaggagcgggaagcatcaactcccatatgtgccttcaccaggcaagccaggaggattttgaaccggcgacctcagcatttccaggtcgacgctttatccactgcaccaccacaggtcaggcgtactttttatttttatgtacttttttgtaccttttattttttatgtactttttatttatgtacatctgatattatatactttttatttttaacttttaaaaagttgtggtaaaatatatataacaaaatttactatctgaaccatttttaagtgtacacatCAGTGGCATTAAGTGTATACACATAATTGTGCAACTAATGTCTACAACCATTTTTATCTTGCAAAATTAACACTCTGAACCCATAAAAtaactcccctcctcccctccaccccagcccctggtaaccaacattctactttctgtccctatgaatttgactactctatgtatctcatataagtagaatcaatttagtatttgtccttctatgactggcttatttcatttggtATAATGTCCTCAAGAATTATCTATATCATAATGAGTATCAGATTTTCTGCCTTTCAAAGGCTGAATAATAGTCTATTGTATATGTACGCCCcgttttgtttttccattaatttgttgatgaacacttgggttgctttcacctcttggctattgtgaataaagctgctctgaacatgggtgtacaaacaTCTTTTTAagaccctgctttcagttcttttgggtctatacccagaagtggaattgctgggtcacatgttAATTCTAAATGTTTTCAGGAACTGCcctactgttttctatagtgagtGTACAAATTGTTTTATagcttgcttttttcacttagtgaCACATCTTGGGAACTTATCTATGTCTTATATAGAAGTcgaactctttttctttttcttcttttagtccttttttatttttaatttatttttatttttatttttttgtatttttctgaagttggaaacagggaagcagtcagacagactcccacatgcacccgactgggatccacccggcacacccaccagggggcgatgctctgccatctggggcattgctctgttgcaaccagagccattctagctcctgaggcagaggccacagagccatcctcagcgcccgggccaactttgctccaatggagccttggctgtgggaggggaagagagagacagagaggaaggagaggaaggagagggggaggggtggagaagcagatgggcgcttctcctgtgtgctttggccgggaatcgaacccgggactcctgcatgctaggctgacactctaccactgagctaaccggccagggcctcttagtccttttttaaagattctatttacCACTCACCTACCAGAACCACTCCTCCTACCCCTACCACCCCCCTACCCCTACCACTCCCCCTACCACTCTCCCTACCACTCCCCCTACCCCTACCACTCCCCCTACCCCTACCACTCCCCCTACCACTCCTCCTACCACTCCCCCCACCACTCCCCCCACCACTACCCCTACCTCTACCACTCCCCCTACCTCTACCACTCCCCCTACCACTCCCCCTACCACTCCTCCTACCTCTACCACTCCCCCTACCACTCCCCCTACCTCTACCACTCCCCCTACCACTCCCCCTACCACTCCTCCTACCTCTACCACTCCCCCTACCTCTACCACTCCCCCTACCACTCCCCCTACCTCTACCACTCCCCCTACCTCTACCACTCCCCCTACCACTCCTCCTACCTCTACCACTCCCCCTACCACTCCCCCTACCTCTACCACTCTCCCTACCTCTACCACTCCCCCTACCACTCCTCCTACCTCTACCACTCCCCCTACCACTCCCCCTACCTCTACCACTCTCCCTACCACTCCTCCTACCACTCCTCCTACCTCTACCACTCCCCCTACCACTCCCCCTACCACTCCTCCTACCTCTACCACTCCCCCTACCACTCCCCCTACCTCTACCACTCTCCCTACCTCTACCACTCCCCCTACCACTCCTCCTACCTCTACCACTCCCCCTACCACTCCCCCTACCTCTACCACTCTCCCTACCTCTACCACTCCCCCTACCACTCTCCCTACCTCTACCACTCCCCCTACCACTCCTCCTACCACTCCCCTACCTCTACCACTCCCGCACAACTCCCCCTACCACTCCCCCTACCTCTACCACTCTCCCTACCTCTACCACTCCCCCTACCACTCCCCCTACCTCTACCACTCTCCCTACCACCCCCCCCACCTCTACCACTCCCCCTACCCCTATTGATTTTATTaagaggagtgaaagagagaaaggggaggaacaggaagtatcaactcctagtagtagttgtttctctCATGTGAAacctggggctttgaactggcaacctcagcattccaggttaacactctatccactgtgctgtcacaggtcaggctaattcattctttttcaaaaataactgttttaaagtataatatatgTACAGAAAAGTGCACAAATCACAATGAAGAGCTGGGTTAAATTTCATAAACTGAATTCAGTTGGTAAGTAGAGCTCAACTCAAAGAGCACAAGCAGCCCCCTGGGACACCTGCGTGCCTCTTCCAGGATGCTGCCAAGGCTAACCGCTAACTGCATTGAAATAACATGGGTTAATTTGGCCTGTTTTtgtactttatataaataaaatcacacagtGTGTATTGTTTGGTGCCTGCTGAATTTTGTTTGTGaaatctatccatgctgttgcttGGAGCTGTGTTCTCATTGCTGTGTAGTTTCCTGTGTGTGAAGATGCTACAATTTTTTAATACACATATTGTTGAGAAGTTGTCTCTTGACGGACATATGTTCATATCTGGTtgcagtggaattgctgggttatgttTAGCTCTAGTAGACACTACCCAACAGTCTTCCTGGGAGTCAGAGCAATTTTCTGTATATGAAagtccccctcctccccatcctcaccaacacttggtgGTAGTGGTGTTCTTtctcattttagccattttagtgGGTGTGCATTGGTATCACACTGTGATTTCAGTGTGCACTTCCCTGATAACTAGTTGAGTACCTTTATTAATATTCATTATTTCCTTGGATTTCctcttttctgaaattttgttcaatttttttgcttcctttatatattatatataagtatttttacagGGTTGGGCATAAGTAgatttacagctgtgagtacatgaaacacacagtttattattgtattattattcattaattattttattattttttgtatgaactgtaagcctacttttgccccaccctgtatatgtatTATTCACAACTCATTATTTTCAGAAGTCAAATTCTCCTAAGAACAAGGAGGGGGGGATTCTCCTCTATAATTATAATACTACTTTTACATTTTCTAtcacattaattttcttttttaaggattttatttatgattttacagagagaggaggggggtgagaagtatcaactcagagttgcttcactttaattgttcattgcttgcttgtcgtatgtgccttgactaggcaagcccaaggttctgaaccggtgacttcagcttTATCCATTgggccaccataggccaggctccACTGTATTAATTTAATATTGATGCAAACTATCatctaatttataatttattttttttaattttaatttttttttttcatttttctgaagctggaaacagggagagacagtcagacagactcccgcatgcgcccaactgggatccacccagcacgcccaccaggggcgatgctctgcccaccaggaggtaatgctctgcccatcctgggcgtcgccatgttgtgaccagagccactttagcgcctaaggcagaggccacagagccatccccagcgcccgggccatcttttgctccagtggagccttggctgagagaggggaagagagagacagagaggaaagcgcggcggaggggtggagaagcaaatgggcacttcttctgtgtgccctggccgggtatcgaacctgggtcctccgcacgctaggccgacgctctaccgctgagccaaccggccagggccttaattttaatttttaatttttttacagggacagagagagagagagtcagatagagggatagatagggacagacagacagaaacggagagagataagaagcatcaatcatccgtttttcgttgtgacaccatagttgttcattgattgctttctcatatgtgccatgactgcgggccttcagcagactgagtaagcccccgctcaagccagtgactgtgggtccatgctagtgagctttttgctcaagccagattgagcctgcactcaagctggcaaccccagggtttcgaacctgggtccttctgcatcacagtccgacgctctatcctctgcgccacctcctggtcaggctaatttataatttttattcaaaattttccCATTGCTCCAATAACATAGTCTATCACTTTCTGTCCTCTATCCAGTAACATAGTTTGTATTTAGTTGTCATGTTTTCTTAGTCACCATTAACCTAGAACAGGCCTGCCAGGTTTTACAttgttttgttactgttttttttttttttaattttttaaaaatttttatttattcattttagagagtagagagagggcgggggagagagagagagagagagagagagagagagagagacaggaggaaggagctggaagcatcaactcccatatgtgccttgaccaggcaagcccagggtttcgagccggcgacctcagcatttccaggtcaacgctttatccactgtgccaccacaggtcaggcgttactgtttgttttttatgacattgacattttttatagctttatcaatctctttattttacttttttttaaatttttcttttttataatctttctttttttttaatttttaaaattttctttattcattttagagaggatgggggagagagagagagagagagagagagagaagggggaggagcaggaagcatcaactcccatatgtgccttgaccaggcaagccagggttttgaaccggcgacctcagtgtttccaggttgacgctttatccactgcgccaccacaggtcaggccaatttttcttttttttatttattcatttttaggttttctttttgtttttgtttttcttttgtatttttctgaagctggaaatggggaggcagtcagacagactcccgcatgcgcccgaccgggatccacccggcacgcccaccagggggcgatgctctgcccattcagggtgtcgctctgtcgcgaccagagccacaatagcgcctggggcagaggccaaggagctatccccagcggtcgggccatcttttgctccaatggagcctcggctgcgggaggggaagagagagacagagaggaaggagagggggaggggtggagaagcagatgggcgcctctcctatgtgccctggccaggaatcaaacccgggacttccgcatgccaggctgacgctctaccactgaaccaactggccagggcttatttattcatttttagagaggagagagagagggagagagagagagacagagagagagagaaggagggagtagctggaagcatcaactcccatatgtgccttgaccaggcaagcccagggttttgaactggcaacctcagtatttccaggtcggcgctttatccactgcgccaccacaggtcaggctacttttttttttttaagtgagagtaagggagcTATATAGACAGACTTCCCCATagaccccaaccaggatccacatggcaacccccatctggggctgatgctctgctagCCTGGGGCCActggcaactgagctaattttagaaCCTGAGGTGCAGGttccaggagccatcctcagggccctggCCCCCACCAATGCActagaatcaattgagccatggctgcaggaggaggaaggtaggggagagggatggggagggagggaagcaaacagtcacctctcctgtgtgccctgaccaggaatcgaacctgggacttccagctgccaagttgatgctctactcctgagccaacGAGCGAGggctatattttacttttaaaaattaagtttattgccagaccaggcagtggcacagttgatagagcgttgtactgggacgtagaggacccaggttcaaaatcccgaagtcactggcttgagagtgggatcatagacatgacctcatggtcactggcttgagcccaaaggtcactggcttgaaggccaaggtcgctggcttaagcccaaggtcactaccttgagcaaggggtcactcactctgctggagccccctggtcaaggcacatatgaaaaaacaatcaatgaataactaagatgccacaagaaagaattgatgcttctcatctctcgttcttcctgtctgtccctatctgtccctctctatgtctctgtcacaaaaataaacaaattaaattaaaataaatttattgagctgacattggttaatagactttttaaaaaaatttgcacatagactgaccaggtggtggcgcagtagatagagcattggactgggatgcggaaagaccgaggttcaagaccctgaggtcgccagcttgagcgcaggctcatctggtttgagcaaaagctcatcagcttggactcaaggtcgctggcttgagcaaggggttactcggtctgctgaaggcccgagttcaaggcacatgtgagaaagcaatcaatgaacaactaaggtgtcgcaatgcacaacgaaaaactaataatggatgcttctcatctctctgttcctgtctgtctgtccctgtctatccctctctctgactctctctctttctctgtaaaaaaaagaataataagaagaaagaaaccagGCGATGATTTTGGAGCACAGCCTAATAAAAAACTGTTGTTTGCTTCTCTTATTGGCATTGTTGGAGCTCTTGAGAGCATCGCCCAGGACATTAATGCACACCATTACGGTGTCAGAAAAcgacattaacttttttttttttttttttttttttttacagagacagagagtcagagagagggatagacagggacaaacagacaggaacggagagagatgagaagcatcaatcatcagttttttgttgcgacaccttagttgttcattgattgctttctcatatgtgccttgactgcgggccttcagcagaccgagtaaccccttgctggagccagcgaccttgggtccaagctggtgagctttgctcaaaccagatgaacccatgctcaagctggcgaccttggggtctcgaacctgggtcctctgcattctagtccgatgctctatccactgcgccaccacctggtcaggtgacattgacatttttttttttttaattttatttattcattttagagaggagagagaaagggtgagagagagacagagagagagaaggagggaggagctgggagcatcaactcccatatgtgccttgaccaggcaagcccagggttccgaaccagcgacctcagcatttccaagtcgacgctttctccactgtgccaccacaggtcaggcaacattgacAGTTTTGAAGAATACA
This window contains:
- the LOC136313624 gene encoding uncharacterized protein, producing MAIHLAEPLLLPLPPPYPYHSPYHSPYHSPYPYHSPYPYHSPYHSSYHSPHHSPHHYPYLYHSPYLYHSPYHSPYHSSYLYHSPYHSPYLYHSPYHSPYHSSYLYHSPYLYHSPYHSPYLYHSPYLYHSPYHSSYLYHSPYHSPYLYHSPYLYHSPYHSSYLYHSPYHSPYLYHSPYHSSYHSSYLYHSPYHSPYHSSYLYHSPYHSPYLYHSPYLYHSPYHSSYLYHSPYHSPYLYHSPYLYHSPYHSPYLYHSPYHSSYHSPTSTTPDAAKANR